Proteins co-encoded in one Salvia splendens isolate huo1 chromosome 4, SspV2, whole genome shotgun sequence genomic window:
- the LOC121798586 gene encoding histidine-containing phosphotransfer protein 1-like, translated as MEIVGQLQKQFVDFSTSLNHEGFLDEQYLQLQKLQDESNPDFVCEVVSLFFDDSEKLLNNLATALQQQVVDFKQVDAHVHQFKGSSSSIGAQRVKNMCVAFRNFCEEKNLDGCLRCLQQLKHEYFLVKNKLETLFRLERQIVEAGGTVPVIG; from the exons ATGGAGATTGTGGGGCAGCTGCAGAAACAGTTTGTTGACTTCTCTACTTCTCTTAACCACGAG GGTTTCTTGGATGAACAGTATCTCCAGCTGCAGAAATTGCAAGATGAGAGCAACCCTGATTTCGTGTGTGAAGTTGTCTCACTCTTCTTTGATGATTCTGAGAAGCTTCTGAATAATTTGGCAACTGCTCT TCAGCAGCAGGTTGTAGATTTCAAGCAGGTTGATGCTCATGTTCATCAGTTCAAAGGCAGCAGTTCAAG CATAGGTGCACAAAGAGTGAAGAACATGTGTGTTGCATTCAGAAACTTCTGTGAAGAGAAGAACCTTGATGG GTGTTTGAGATGCTTGCAGCAATTAAAGCACGAGTATTTTCTTGTAAAGAATAAGCTCGAAACTTTGTTTAGG TTGGAGCGACAAATCGTGGAAGCTGGTGGGACAGTTCCCGTCATAGGATGA